From the Desulfobacterales bacterium genome, the window GTTTAAACCCTTGATAACAGCGAGATAGTCTTTATCGGCCGATTGAATCCCGGAAGTGATGCGTTCAAGAAACCGGTCCCGAAGCCTTTCATCCCCGGCATAGTCCAGCAAGGTATTCAGTGCCTCTTTCAGGTCTGTCCAGTTATCATGAATTTCCTTTTTTTGTAGAATCAACATAGAAGAGGCATCTTCTTTGAGCGTTTCCTGATAGATCCTTAGTGAATCCGGCATTTTCCGGCTGAACACTTCCAGACGGTTGATACGCTCGTCAATATTCATCTGCAACTTTTCCTTTAACCCGTTTAACAGGGCTTCCGGAAACGCATTTGAAACAAACCGGCAGCGAACATGTCGATACCACTGCATCAATGCCATCAAATTGGCTATATAAATCAAATTGTTGTGAACAATCCGCTTAACGCTGCGGTACATGCCGGGATAATGGGGGATGTTTCCCCCCGGTCCTCCCCGCTCATAGATTAATCGATCAGGCTTGAGCTGGTCCTTGCGGCAAATGGTCCCGGCTGCCGAAACGGTTCCGAATTCAAGTCGGCAGGGACCCACTATACCGCCCTGCCCTCCCAAAAAAATAGACCGCTGATTCAGCATGACCCCCCGGGACACATCGCCGATTAATGAAGGTGTGGCTTTGTCCTGATTCGGGGTAAAATTAAAATGAATAAATGAACTACCCACTTCACTATGGTCCCGGCGACTGGTGCCGCCGGCCATCAGACAGTCGCAGAAATTGATCAGACTTCCCAGGGTAACAAAGGGGAATAAAATGGTCTGTTTTAAATCAACCGCATGGGATACCGAGGCCTCTTCCTCCAGGATGGTCCCCTCTCTGATACGCGAACCATACCCTGCGCCGGCCTTTTCCAAAAACACGGCATCTTTGAAATAGCCTGATTTCAGCTGTACATTAGGCCCGAGCTGACAGTTTTCGATCGTGACCGGCCCTTCTTTGCCGAGTTCAGTTCCCTGAAGTATCAACGTTGAACGGCCAAATATTTTGCATCCGGTATGAATAACAACACCTTCGCCGGATATACGCAAAGGGTCCACATTCCGGTCAACCTGAACGCCCTCCGGGTTCTCAATTTGAACGCCTTTCCGGATCAGCGTTTCAACAAGCATCCGGTTTTCAGATTTCATTTACACCCATTTTTATAGAGCCGATAAATCACGGAAGGTAGTGATGCGCTCCTGGTGTTCAGAGGAAAA encodes:
- a CDS encoding protein GlmU; protein product: MKSENRMLVETLIRKGVQIENPEGVQVDRNVDPLRISGEGVVIHTGCKIFGRSTLILQGTELGKEGPVTIENCQLGPNVQLKSGYFKDAVFLEKAGAGYGSRIREGTILEEEASVSHAVDLKQTILFPFVTLGSLINFCDCLMAGGTSRRDHSEVGSSFIHFNFTPNQDKATPSLIGDVSRGVMLNQRSIFLGGQGGIVGPCRLEFGTVSAAGTICRKDQLKPDRLIYERGGPGGNIPHYPGMYRSVKRIVHNNLIYIANLMALMQWYRHVRCRFVSNAFPEALLNGLKEKLQMNIDERINRLEVFSRKMPDSLRIYQETLKEDASSMLILQKKEIHDNWTDLKEALNTLLDYAGDERLRDRFLERITSGIQSADKDYLAVIKGLNPQESEIGTHWLQGIVDHVVGRALKIIPSFGGTKQI